TTGTTTGAGTGTACGGAACAAGAATTGTATAATCACTTTCGTCAATTTGGGCCGCTTGCATACGCTAAGCTAGTTAAGGATCCTGCTACTGATCGTTCATTGGGAAGGGGTTTTATTAAGTTCCGTTATGAAAAGGATTGTCAAAATTGTCTTGAAATGGCTTCTCAGTTACCTACACAAGAGCCTACTGAGGCTGAAAAACGTTTTCTTCCATCAGTTTTAGTAGATGAGGGAATTGATACTGACAGCGTAAGTTCTCGTTTCCTTCTACATGGTCGTTTGTTGAAAGTTACGAGCGCTGTTACACGAAAAGAGGCTTCGGAcattaatcaaaaaagtttacaagagagaaagcaaaaaatggGGAAAGGTGTTGATAGGCGTCATCTATTTCTTCTCAATGAAGGTAAAATTGCTGCCGATCATCCTTTGTTTAACAGTTTATCTGAGACTGACAAAACGTTAAGAAGTCAGTCTATCGCCCAacgtaaaaaattattggaGAAAAATCCCACCTTACATCTTTCTCTTAATCGTCTCTCTATTCGTAATATTTCTAGACACATTGATCCTAAAATTTTAGCAATGCTGGGTAGACAAGCTATTCGTGGATTTATGGACGACGTTTCGAAAGGATTACGAGCTAACATAactgaagaggaagagaATCTTGACAAGGGACACAGACTTAAAAGGGGGAAAAGTGGTGGTGTACTTAAGCAAGCTAAGGTAGAAACTGAGAAGGCTGGTGCTGGAAGATCAAAGGGTTTTGGTTTCATGCAATTTATTTCTCATAAATATGCACTTATGGCTTTACGCTGGCTGAATGGACGGGAAATtactgttaaaaaaataatagatGCAGAAATTGAGTGGGCGCGAAAGCATAAAATTCCTGAGCCGCAGCTACCAAATATCGATTACAATGATCGTCCTCGTCGTCTAATTGTCGAATTTGCTATTGAAAACATTCAGGTTGTTAAGCGACGtcaagaaaaggaaaagtcGTTTCGgcaaaaagcaaaacaatTGAAGCAACAAGAAGATGAGGATAATCTGAAAAGGAAGCGTTCTGAATCCGATGTAGAGGATAACGAAGCGAAAGAAAAGCAGGCGAAAGTTGCTCGTATCAtccaaagaaaaaggatgAAGAGACGCTCACGAAAAAACTAAGCTACTCATTTTTGTCATTATGAAGACAGATGATCTATATTTTGTGTGGAAAATAGGTTTAAGAAAACTTTAAATgctttaattaatttctATTTAGAGGgaataaaatcaataatttgGTTTGGGGGTTAATCATTCAGTTCAAATAGAAAACTGGGAAATTAATTTACGAAACACTATTAGCGAATCCTTTGTATAGATACGGTTAACATAATGTAAAAGAATGAGGCATAGTCAAATAAGTTAATAtaagaaataaatcaagtttgttttaaatttattgctTCAGGTCTTTTAATGGTAGAATGGGACATAAAAGGCTGCTGCACTGCTTCTAGAAAACGATTGACCTTGGTAGGACCCCATCCTTCTAACTGTTCTAGTTCATCTCTGGAAGCCACTAAAGCTCTCTCTAAAGAACCAAACTTTGATAAAAGGGACAGGCTATCGCTCTTGTTGATACCGCGAATACTAGTCAAAAAAGATTGCACCTGAGAAAGATAATCAGTTGATGGCTTCTCCATTATAAGTGCAGGTGACATGTTTTCATAAGCCTTATACGTTTCTAGATATCGAGCAGCCTCTTCAGAAGACCAGGCCAAAATAAGTGTATACTGATTCACGATACTAGTTTTGACTAATTCTTGAATTGAAGCCTGGTGATTCTCAACATCAACTAAAATCAGTAAGATTCTTAAATTGTATGATTTCCCGAGTTTAGATATCCGTGAATAAATGTATTCAGGATGCAAGTGATGGTATTTCAAGCTAGCATGATGTAAGTCAGTCCTTCAATAAACGAATTATGCTTTGGGGAATTTAACATACCTTAAGAACAAAGAGCAAATACCTGTTCCCATAACAAAATCGGGAACTATGTCGGTGTATTCCCATGGTACATTTCGAACGTGAGGCTATTGTTTATGAGCAAGCTTTATCCACGAGTAAGAAACTTACCAATAAAGGATTTCCTTTCTATAAGAAGTTAATATAGTCCTTATCAGAATGGTGATAATCCCACTacagaaaagaaaaaagcaagattaaaaatgcattttCAACCTGCTATAACAAACCATGCGATCTGTCTTCAGCTTCTTACCTGTCGAGGGTTTACCAAAATAGAGTGAGCTGTAACCCTAGACACTTTTTGAGGAGTTGGCTGTTGAGCAAAACCAGCTTTTTTCTCTACTTCTTCTAAGGCGCTAACTGCAAGCTGCTCAAATTCCTCATCATCGATATCAGACATTGtctaaaatatataaaaaaaaaaaacagaacTGCTCAAGAGCTTCGCTAATGAATACTGTTTCAATATCTGTTGTACTCAATTGGGAAATTTGGTAGGAGTAAGTTGACCATACCAAGCTTATATTATGTTACTAAAACAGCATGGTTTCTGGCTACTACGTTGTTGAAAACGTTCTATGacttattatttttttactagtTAGCGGAAAACCGAAGAAATAGCAAACTCCTATAGAATGGGTATATCAACTTACATGTCATTAAGATAAAACATTTACACGGCGTCCCAATGTCTTGTAATAGACTTAACTGATTCTTACTTTCTATACCGATTTACATATACAAACTAAATTTCGTTGAATAAATGGACATACAATACAAATGACGATTAAAGatattgtaaacaaattcattaattttcaaattgtaGCACTACTTGAGCTTTATCGTCTAAGATGTTAGTAAATTAAGgaacaaaatttgaagcaaaaaaatttttgaggaaaaaatcagaattaaaaattggGTTTCTCTTCGTTTGCTGGGGTCTTAATCCCGCTCAGTAACACGGACCAATTTTGGTCATCATAGCTTCCAAAAACCGTTTTTTGACATACCTATCACTATAAGTAAAATGAGGACTCTCTATGATTTTTATGCCTcgctttaaaaatgtatatGACAAATAATCTTACTTCCAAAAATGCGGCATCTTCAGTAGAGAGATAACGCTTTTCGATATAAGGAAAGGCCAACTTCATCGTAGTAGCACCAGCTTtttatagtaaaaaattttaaggTCGAGATCATGTACCAGAAAAGaatggaaaaataaaaaaataggatataaaaattagatTACTCTTGGGACATTACATATAAAGAACAAAGCATAAAATAGATACCAAGTCTGGTCGATAAAGAACGCAAGGATTTCTTTGGACGGAGACCTATATGTCTTGTAAATGAGTGCTTTAATAGCATCCAAGGtgtcatttgtttttgccTTTAAACTAAACCAAAATGTCGCTTCGACAGAGTGTGAAATTCTGTCAAAGGTATTTACGAGAGCCACAACTTCTTCTGGTCTTAAGTCACTTAATTGAGTTTCAGGCTCCAAAAGTAATTTAAGGGCCGTGCCATAACCTGTGATTTGAACTTTTCCCCAAAGTCTACATTTGTCGCAGCCAACACAATCCATTATGCGAGAAATATCACGGAAATGTTTGCGAAAGCTATCCTTAAATCTCTTAGCCTCTTCATCGGCAAAGAACTGCTCGCGATTTATAACATGACGATCCTGGTAAGCGTGATAAACCAACTGTTCAAATGCTGTGTGAGTACGCCAATCAACATCTTTATCAGTAGGACAAAAGGTAAAAGAACTGTCGCTAGTaatgtttttcatttggGTTGCAATTTGAACAAGCGCTTGATGTAACAACGcgtaattgaaaaaaatattttcaatgcGATCGGGAAAACTGCCAACCTTGGCGCGCCACCAATCCAAATTTTGGGTCCAACGTTGCTCTTCGACATCATAATAATTTTGACAAACATGAGTTGATATGCTAGCATGAAATCCTGAAATTATTCTGTTAAACATACGCTTTTCTAGGCAAGCAACAGATGGAGATAAAGAAGTGTCATCATGGTTCTCCGTGAACAAGTTCAAAGGTATTTGATTTGGTCTAAAAAGAGCATTACTTTTAGGTTGTTCAGATGGATTATCGTCGTCGTCAACCACAAAACAGTTTTGCTCGTAAATGCTTCGCCAAATCGCAGCTGAATGATCACCAGCATATCCAGTAAATCTTTCTGGGTTTTGCACAAGGGATACATACACGTATTCATCGGGAGAAGTGGAATTATCAAGGTAGCAGTAATCCAAGTCAGGATTATATTTCCAATTGCATTTTGTATCATTTTTCTTAGAATGGGGTTCAAAATCACTGAGCTTTTTCCATACTTTGGGTATTTCAATCTCATTCAATGATTTAACTGCGCAACCTTGGTTACTACACATTGCGTTGTCATTTTCCCATAAAGGGCAGCTTGATCTATAGAGATTTACTCTGTAGTATGAAAAGTAATCACTACGCTCAGTTAAGACAGGTACTAATGAGCGAACTTTGGATTGCATTTGATAAATGCCTGTAGAACTAGTGTCTGTTTGAGAGATTATTATCTCCGGaagcaacaaaaaattccaaatgGCATTCCAAATAGAAATGAGCTTTGTAATTCCAATCATtgcaatatttttctctgtcactaaattattttttaaaagaaattctggttatattttatttttttaacgattTTGTATTGAATTCTAAGGATTTGTGTAGTACTCGTACTACCGCGAGTATTGGAGAAGGACAAAGAAGGAATTGATAAATATACTGCGACCTCATATCCTTAAATTGTGCTTAGCTAATGCAATAGAGTATGTTTTActttaaagctttttatgtttttctAGAAAATTAAGCACGGAAACTCGTCAATACTTCCTTATGCTTATCAACGCTATATATTTTAGAATTTGTGCAATACGAATAATAGTTGAAAATATTCttgaaaaatatacatCGCCACCGGCATATGCAATATATTTTAAGGCGCTCTGCTAAACTAGTATTTctaaagcaaaagcaaatttttatcacACATGTGctgaatttattattataccTGAATTAGATATTTGAGTTTGAGAGCTGTAAATTCCGGTCGTAAACACTGAACATAAACCAGGTAGaaaattcatcatcaaTTGGAACGATTCTTTGATGTTACATTTACAAGCATcgaaaaattattatcaaACATGTTAGCTAACTCCACTATT
This region of Schizosaccharomyces pombe strain 972h- genome assembly, chromosome: II genomic DNA includes:
- the nop4 gene encoding RNA-binding protein — encoded protein: MNSNSTLFVRNLAFQTKQDDLTNFFSDVGPIKHAVVVTNPETGENRGYGFVTFSMLEDAQRAAKELKNKKLHGRILRLDFATPRKRSEVDTDQNKAVKKTIRQDNRPRLIIRNLPWSIKKPQHLEPHFSKFGKVREIKIPTKGGGRMCGFAFVWMKDRKAAEEAMNSLNGTEIDGRPIAVDWAVSKDAFEATTLKDASSEEENKEFVSDEGHSIVTEDASADSESEEEVDGHSEGKELAGESEEEGSNVDDVEDSGDSSSDKNSINHEIRDNEGLEDTVFVRNLLFECTEQELYNHFRQFGPLAYAKLVKDPATDRSLGRGFIKFRYEKDCQNCLEMASQLPTQEPTEAEKRFLPSVLVDEGIDTDSVSSRFLLHGRLLKVTSAVTRKEASDINQKSLQERKQKMGKGVDRRHLFLLNEGKIAADHPLFNSLSETDKTLRSQSIAQRKKLLEKNPTLHLSLNRLSIRNISRHIDPKILAMLGRQAIRGFMDDVSKGLRANITEEEENLDKGHRLKRGKSGGVLKQAKVETEKAGAGRSKGFGFMQFISHKYALMALRWLNGREITVKKIIDAEIEWARKHKIPEPQLPNIDYNDRPRRLIVEFAIENIQVVKRRQEKEKSFRQKAKQLKQQEDEDNLKRKRSESDVEDNEAKEKQAKVARIIQRKRMKRRSRKN
- the ero11 gene encoding ER oxidoreductin Ero1a, whose amino-acid sequence is MIGITKLISIWNAIWNFLLLPEIIISQTDTSSTGIYQMQSKVRSLVPVLTERSDYFSYYRVNLYRSSCPLWENDNAMCSNQGCAVKSLNEIEIPKVWKKLSDFEPHSKKNDTKCNWKYNPDLDYCYLDNSTSPDEYVYVSLVQNPERFTGYAGDHSAAIWRSIYEQNCFVVDDDDNPSEQPKSNALFRPNQIPLNLFTENHDDTSLSPSVACLEKRMFNRIISGFHASISTHVCQNYYDVEEQRWTQNLDWWRAKVGSFPDRIENIFFNYALLHQALVQIATQMKNITSDSSFTFCPTDKDVDWRTHTAFEQLVYHAYQDRHVINREQFFADEEAKRFKDSFRKHFRDISRIMDCVGCDKCRLWGKVQITGYGTALKLLLEPETQLSDLRPEEVVALVNTFDRISHSVEATFWFSLKAKTNDTLDAIKALIYKTYRSPSKEILAFFIDQTWYLFYALFFICNVPRVI
- the swi10 gene encoding DNA repair endonuclease non-catalytic (ERCC1) subunit Swi10; translated protein: MSDIDDEEFEQLAVSALEEVEKKAGFAQQPTPQKVSRVTAHSILVNPRQKGNPLLPHVRNVPWEYTDIVPDFVMGTGICSLFLSLKYHHLHPEYIYSRISKLGKSYNLRILLILVDVENHQASIQELVKTSIVNQYTLILAWSSEEAARYLETYKAYENMSPALIMEKPSTDYLSQVQSFLTSIRGINKSDSLSLLSKFGSLERALVASRDELEQLEGWGPTKVNRFLEAVQQPFMSHSTIKRPEAINLKQT